A region of Myxococcus stipitatus DSM 14675 DNA encodes the following proteins:
- a CDS encoding LysE family translocator has product MIPAEVWVMFLGYTVPMVFSPGPGNTVLATAGGRFGIRGSLPFWLGFEVANVALCIIYGLGLGSVLQEIPALHEVLRVCSVVYLLYLAWGFFRSARGSAGGEDASVEKLGFVEGLLAVAFNPKIHSMVLVMFSQFLNPASGALTQAAMLTVAFLGVCVVCHFPWIYGGKLILGRFRSEKALRIQGWTFGACMMGVAAYVAFA; this is encoded by the coding sequence ATGATTCCCGCTGAAGTCTGGGTGATGTTCCTGGGGTACACGGTCCCAATGGTGTTCAGCCCAGGGCCGGGCAACACGGTGCTCGCCACCGCGGGAGGGCGGTTCGGCATCCGAGGCTCGCTGCCGTTCTGGCTGGGGTTCGAGGTGGCGAACGTCGCGCTCTGCATCATCTACGGATTGGGATTGGGGAGCGTGCTGCAGGAGATTCCCGCGCTGCACGAGGTGCTGCGGGTGTGCAGTGTCGTGTACCTGCTCTATCTCGCGTGGGGGTTCTTCCGCTCCGCGCGAGGGTCGGCGGGCGGAGAGGACGCGTCCGTGGAGAAGCTGGGGTTCGTCGAGGGGCTGCTGGCCGTGGCGTTCAACCCGAAGATCCACTCGATGGTCCTGGTGATGTTCTCCCAATTCCTCAATCCCGCGAGCGGGGCCCTGACGCAGGCCGCGATGCTCACGGTGGCGTTCCTGGGCGTCTGCGTGGTGTGCCACTTCCCCTGGATTTATGGGGGCAAGCTCATCCTGGGACGCTTCCGCTCCGAGAAGGCCCTGCGCATCCAGGGATGGACGTTCGGCGCGTGCATGATGGGCGTCGCGGCCTATGTGGCGTTCGCGTAG
- the gcvA gene encoding transcriptional regulator GcvA, translating into MRRIPPLGALRAFEAGARHLSFTRAATELRVTQAAISHHVRQLEDWLGVSLFERRGHALTLTRKGQEYLRELTPVFERLSEATTRLSEAEQGPLRLTVLPSFASCWLLPRLERFRELHPDIELHLTSAAELWDFLDDRFDIGIRSGLGRWTGLKAEQVATEGLSPVCSPALAKKLRVPSDLAKVRLIHDTPKDAWRRWLDVAGVKGVDADKGLTFNDAGLVLQSARQGDGVALGRMLLAADDLKAGRLVQPFPKVLPNDFGYWLVHPRPLSGREDVVRFKDWLLAEARAGASVHRGFGGM; encoded by the coding sequence ATGCGTCGCATTCCACCGCTGGGCGCGCTTCGTGCGTTCGAGGCGGGAGCGAGACACCTGAGCTTCACTCGCGCCGCCACGGAGCTGCGAGTCACCCAGGCCGCCATCAGCCATCACGTCCGCCAGCTCGAGGACTGGCTCGGCGTCTCCCTGTTCGAGCGCCGAGGTCACGCCCTCACGCTGACCCGCAAGGGCCAGGAGTACCTGCGCGAGCTCACCCCCGTCTTCGAGCGCCTCTCCGAGGCCACCACCCGCCTCTCCGAAGCCGAGCAGGGCCCGCTGCGCCTCACCGTGCTCCCATCCTTCGCCTCCTGCTGGCTCCTCCCGCGCCTGGAGCGCTTCCGCGAGCTCCACCCCGACATCGAGCTCCACCTGACCAGCGCGGCCGAGCTGTGGGACTTCCTCGATGACCGCTTCGACATCGGCATCCGCTCGGGGCTGGGGCGGTGGACGGGGCTCAAGGCGGAGCAGGTCGCCACGGAGGGACTCAGCCCCGTGTGCAGCCCCGCGCTCGCGAAGAAGCTGCGCGTGCCCTCGGACCTGGCGAAGGTCCGGCTCATCCACGACACGCCGAAGGATGCGTGGCGCCGGTGGCTGGATGTCGCGGGAGTGAAGGGCGTGGACGCGGACAAGGGCCTCACGTTCAACGACGCGGGGCTCGTGCTCCAGTCCGCGCGGCAGGGAGATGGTGTCGCGCTGGGGCGGATGCTGCTCGCCGCGGATGACCTGAAGGCCGGACGCCTGGTCCAGCCCTTCCCGAAGGTGCTCCCCAACGACTTCGGCTACTGGCTCGTCCACCCTCGGCCCCTGTCGGGCCGCGAGGATGTGGTGCGGTTCAAGGACTGGCTGCTCGCCGAGGCCCGGGCTGGTGCCTCCGTGCATCGCGGTTTCGGTGGGATGTGA
- a CDS encoding DUF2169 family type VI secretion system accessory protein, which translates to MWSIDNQTPFAVERTWVRDKSGRHHWVVAVKGTFVIGVNGQLSIAEEQYAPLHVPEYRGVPGSSSLRYEADLIPSKPTTDILINAHAHAPEGRPAPQVVVSLRVGTLRKTLVVYGERVYVDGVLGSTRSSPAPFLSKPVIYENAFGGTDTSERDFRKHRVDARNPIGRGLIGRVAPFVEYPDGDESKPWPTGFGAIASHWSPRLKFAGTYDEHWEKNRRPLLPEDYDERFLLCSPADQRPSVPMTGGERIELTNLSPERLLRFELPRVTLRFRTYFGRKVQAHEGHLASVIIEPEESRLLLVWHSMLGVGALDAEYLDRTVIEARTLE; encoded by the coding sequence ATGTGGTCGATTGATAATCAGACGCCTTTTGCCGTGGAACGAACGTGGGTGCGTGACAAGTCGGGGCGACATCATTGGGTCGTCGCCGTCAAGGGTACCTTTGTTATCGGCGTGAACGGCCAGTTGAGCATTGCGGAAGAGCAGTACGCTCCTCTTCATGTGCCGGAGTATCGAGGGGTCCCCGGCTCATCGAGCCTTCGATACGAAGCGGATCTCATTCCCAGCAAGCCAACGACGGACATCCTCATCAACGCGCATGCTCATGCGCCCGAAGGGCGACCGGCACCCCAGGTCGTGGTATCTCTGCGAGTTGGCACCCTGAGGAAGACGCTGGTCGTCTACGGAGAGAGGGTCTACGTCGATGGCGTGCTGGGCTCGACGCGTTCCAGTCCTGCTCCCTTCTTGTCAAAGCCAGTCATCTATGAAAACGCGTTTGGTGGAACGGACACGAGTGAAAGAGATTTTCGAAAGCACCGTGTCGATGCGCGCAATCCCATTGGAAGAGGGCTCATCGGTCGCGTGGCTCCTTTCGTGGAATATCCGGATGGGGATGAGTCCAAACCCTGGCCGACGGGCTTTGGTGCAATCGCCAGTCATTGGTCTCCACGGCTGAAGTTCGCGGGGACCTACGACGAGCATTGGGAGAAGAATCGGAGGCCGCTGTTGCCGGAGGACTACGACGAGCGATTTCTTCTCTGCTCCCCTGCCGACCAACGTCCCTCCGTACCGATGACGGGAGGTGAAAGAATCGAACTGACGAACCTGAGTCCAGAGAGACTACTTCGATTCGAGCTGCCGCGCGTCACCCTGCGGTTTCGGACCTATTTCGGACGCAAGGTCCAAGCGCATGAGGGCCATCTGGCGAGCGTCATCATCGAACCCGAAGAATCCCGGCTCCTGTTGGTCTGGCATTCAATGCTTGGGGTCGGTGCTCTCGATGCGGAGTATCTCGACCGAACCGTCATCGAAGCCCGGACATTGGAATGA
- a CDS encoding beta-ketoacyl synthase N-terminal-like domain-containing protein has protein sequence MSQSVHIVALGARTVIGLSAETSAAAARAQISRIREHPHLVDRRGEPIRVSLDAELDPGLTSWQRLRKLAVPPLCAVLTKLSSGSDWRAPLELLLALPEPRPGWSDADSQRLAEALARTAPPTGGQLQVFVAERGHAGGLHALAQGAQKIACGAKDLCIIGGVDSYLEPCTLDWLDANRQLVGQGARSGFFPGEGAGFIALASPHALRTLRMPSLAKVRGFHGAQETRLIKTNTECLGEGLAAAISGAVSCLRPQEYVDTIYCDINGERYRSEEWGFALMRTQHAFKDATRYVAPANCWGDVGAASGALLSILAVRAWERSYSRGPLALVWGSSESGLRSSVLLEQARTE, from the coding sequence ATGAGCCAGTCCGTCCACATCGTTGCCCTGGGCGCACGTACCGTCATCGGCCTCTCCGCGGAGACGTCTGCTGCTGCAGCACGTGCCCAGATATCCCGGATTCGAGAGCACCCCCATCTCGTGGACCGTCGTGGAGAGCCCATTCGCGTCTCCTTGGATGCGGAACTGGACCCGGGACTCACGAGTTGGCAGCGGCTCCGAAAGCTGGCGGTCCCGCCACTGTGTGCAGTGCTCACCAAGCTCTCTTCCGGAAGCGACTGGCGAGCGCCGCTGGAGTTGCTGCTCGCCTTGCCGGAACCCAGACCCGGCTGGTCCGACGCGGATTCACAGCGCCTGGCCGAGGCGTTGGCACGAACCGCGCCGCCGACCGGAGGTCAACTCCAGGTCTTCGTCGCCGAACGCGGGCATGCGGGGGGACTTCATGCACTTGCCCAGGGGGCGCAGAAGATTGCTTGTGGCGCGAAAGACCTGTGCATCATCGGAGGCGTCGACAGCTATCTCGAGCCATGTACCTTGGATTGGCTCGATGCGAACCGCCAACTGGTTGGGCAGGGGGCCCGCTCGGGGTTCTTTCCCGGCGAGGGGGCTGGATTCATCGCCCTGGCAAGCCCCCATGCCCTCCGCACGCTGCGAATGCCATCCCTGGCAAAGGTCCGTGGCTTTCACGGTGCACAGGAGACGAGACTCATCAAGACGAATACAGAATGTCTCGGTGAAGGGCTCGCTGCGGCGATCTCAGGTGCGGTTTCGTGCCTCCGTCCTCAGGAATATGTCGACACCATCTATTGCGACATCAATGGAGAGCGCTATCGCAGCGAAGAGTGGGGGTTCGCGCTGATGAGGACTCAACATGCATTCAAGGATGCGACGCGCTACGTCGCACCCGCGAACTGCTGGGGAGACGTGGGCGCCGCCTCCGGCGCTTTGCTGTCGATTCTCGCCGTTCGCGCCTGGGAGCGGTCTTACAGCCGAGGGCCGCTCGCGCTCGTGTGGGGAAGCTCCGAGAGCGGCCTGCGCAGCTCGGTCTTGTTGGAGCAGGCACGGACGGAATGA
- a CDS encoding PAAR-like domain-containing protein, translating into MPTVAVNSPKTPAHKGSNGVAAATVPNVCKMPGPPAPFVPTPLPNIGRSGEDPKGYTTRVTVEGQPVAISGASFGSQGDVASKGTGGGLISSNTHGPTKFVGPGSMDVKFEGKNVHLLGDPMLNNCGPSGSPANAATMMGLVQGILVVPKQGDGDLNCPHPNLQYDDVATDSTRRQELDQKIQSKGASSERHFADAIVAEGAGNTAVADKLLEVALEHERQSKADAFEKFVGNDTHAKEVSKKFHCPDCLMDGEIDVVTGSGVVKECKTGKPKLKQLEKIASASAVIFPGAPVHLAIPKGMKIGTPWPQSQIQEH; encoded by the coding sequence ATGCCAACTGTCGCAGTCAACAGTCCGAAGACCCCAGCCCACAAAGGTAGCAACGGCGTCGCGGCCGCGACGGTGCCCAACGTTTGCAAGATGCCAGGGCCTCCCGCCCCATTTGTTCCGACCCCTTTGCCAAACATCGGCAGGAGCGGTGAAGACCCCAAAGGCTATACGACTCGTGTCACGGTCGAGGGGCAACCGGTCGCGATTTCAGGGGCGAGCTTTGGCTCTCAGGGAGACGTTGCCTCGAAAGGGACCGGCGGTGGACTCATATCCTCCAACACGCATGGGCCGACGAAGTTCGTGGGCCCCGGTTCGATGGACGTGAAGTTCGAGGGGAAGAACGTCCACCTCCTGGGCGACCCGATGCTCAACAACTGTGGGCCGAGCGGCAGCCCCGCCAATGCGGCGACGATGATGGGCCTGGTCCAAGGGATTCTGGTCGTACCCAAGCAGGGAGATGGCGACCTCAACTGCCCGCACCCCAACCTTCAGTACGATGACGTGGCAACGGATTCGACGCGACGCCAGGAACTGGACCAAAAAATCCAGAGCAAGGGGGCTTCATCTGAACGTCACTTCGCTGATGCCATTGTCGCGGAGGGGGCTGGAAATACGGCTGTGGCCGACAAGCTGCTGGAAGTGGCGTTGGAGCATGAGCGACAGTCCAAGGCGGATGCGTTCGAGAAGTTCGTAGGCAATGATACCCACGCGAAAGAGGTCTCCAAGAAGTTCCACTGTCCTGACTGCCTGATGGATGGTGAAATCGATGTGGTGACAGGGAGCGGCGTCGTCAAGGAGTGCAAGACGGGGAAGCCCAAGCTGAAGCAGCTCGAGAAGATAGCGTCTGCGTCCGCCGTGATTTTCCCAGGAGCTCCCGTTCACCTCGCGATTCCCAAAGGGATGAAGATTGGGACTCCATGGCCGCAGTCACAGATTCAGGAGCACTGA
- a CDS encoding DHCW motif cupin fold protein yields MPFCTTDWSAIPPTEHAGDTGKAFWRTLQLGDLRVRLVEYTPGYVANHWCARGHVLLVLEGTLHTELKDGRHFELGPLMSYQVADDDGEHRSSTQTGAKLFIVD; encoded by the coding sequence ATTCCCTTCTGCACCACGGATTGGAGCGCCATCCCTCCCACCGAGCACGCGGGAGACACAGGCAAGGCGTTCTGGCGGACGCTCCAACTGGGAGACCTCCGGGTCCGGCTCGTCGAGTACACACCGGGCTACGTGGCGAACCACTGGTGCGCCCGGGGACACGTCCTGCTCGTGCTGGAGGGGACGCTGCACACCGAGCTGAAGGACGGCCGGCACTTCGAGCTGGGTCCGCTGATGAGCTATCAGGTCGCGGATGACGACGGCGAGCACCGCTCGTCGACCCAGACGGGCGCGAAGCTCTTCATCGTCGACTGA
- a CDS encoding helix-turn-helix transcriptional regulator, with amino-acid sequence MPPCTLRLLVTTPELLVGEWTCDGGPRSRWREQARYLEADLLQTGTHLRTHGSRRSVVDPATAALNTPGNEYWMETPSERPQRGTLLLLRGALAEEWTPREGSHTCQVSASAARLHVQLLRDPDPFAREETALALVHQLHTEERAPSRKPRAFSAAWRQLAEELQHLMATSFTERLTVGALAESAKTSPFHASRVFRAVTGETLHTHLTRLRLRAALFELEHAAGRITDVALAMGFSSHSHFTHAFRREFGCPPSVLATNGREGWRPGASSR; translated from the coding sequence GTGCCACCGTGCACGCTCCGTCTGCTCGTCACGACGCCCGAGCTGCTGGTGGGCGAATGGACGTGTGACGGCGGGCCGCGCTCGCGGTGGCGCGAGCAGGCCCGCTATCTGGAGGCGGACCTGCTCCAGACGGGCACCCACCTGCGCACGCATGGCAGCCGGCGCAGCGTGGTGGACCCGGCGACGGCGGCGCTCAACACGCCCGGCAACGAGTACTGGATGGAGACGCCGTCGGAGCGTCCCCAGCGCGGCACCTTGCTGTTGCTGAGAGGCGCTCTGGCGGAGGAGTGGACCCCTCGTGAGGGCTCCCACACCTGTCAGGTGTCCGCGAGCGCCGCGCGCCTGCACGTCCAGTTGCTCCGCGACCCGGACCCCTTCGCCCGCGAGGAGACGGCGCTGGCCCTGGTCCACCAGCTCCACACGGAGGAGCGTGCTCCTTCACGCAAGCCGCGCGCCTTCTCCGCGGCCTGGCGTCAGCTCGCGGAGGAGCTCCAGCACCTCATGGCCACGTCCTTCACGGAGCGGCTGACGGTGGGCGCGTTGGCGGAGAGCGCGAAGACGTCGCCCTTTCATGCCAGCCGCGTCTTCCGCGCGGTGACGGGAGAGACGCTGCACACGCACCTCACCCGCCTGAGACTCCGCGCCGCCCTCTTCGAGCTGGAGCACGCCGCGGGTCGCATCACCGACGTCGCGCTCGCGATGGGCTTCTCCTCGCACAGCCACTTCACCCACGCCTTCCGGCGCGAGTTCGGCTGCCCGCCCTCGGTGCTGGCTACCAACGGGCGTGAGGGTTGGCGACCTGGCGCGTCGTCGCGTTGA